ttccaggtaatcagttttcattttaaaatatttttgttgtccTAATCCTACTTCTCCatgctttttaaagacttttgcTCATTAAGAAAAGGAATTGTTTCTTGCTCTGGTGTTCAGTTTTCAGCATTTCATAATTTACCAACTGTTAGGTATAATTAGCCCTTCATATACCATACTTTGGCAGTTAAGATGATGTTAGTTAATTCATAAAAGAGGTAATCTCATATTTGAACAATGCTCCAGGTCACTTTAAATCATTTAAAGCAGTTTTacttgataaataaaatgtctaaatatGACCTGATCTACTAAGTAGTTTTCAATCCCATTTGGGATTTTTTCAGGTGcattttttaaccataaatagcatttttgaaaaaatagctGCGACATGTGTGTCTTTATAGTTTCTTAGACTGTTAAATCTTAACCAAATTGCTAATATCGAGAGAGGAATTGATTTCACTTCCATTACTGATTATTTGCTCCTTATATTCTTTCGTTGGGTAAGTTCAATGATTATTCTGGATTTCAGGAATGGGTTGATTAGTGCGAGTAGAAAATCCAACTAGGCTTAGGcagtattttatctttgtttttttcagcGATTGCCTTCATGTTGTAGACCCCATGCCTGTGCGGGGGCCTGACATAGAAGCATACTGTCTACGCTGTGAGTGCAAATATGAGGAAAGAAGCTCTGTTACGATcaaggtaaaaatatatatatgtatcttttctgCTTCTGCTTAATGGTATctagacaagaaagaaaattttggaCATCTGAATTCTATTTTCGTTACCTGAACTAttgctcttccctcttctctaccaccctctcacctcctccttcctcatccccagcccccaccctaaAAGCAGAAACAGGCTTGCTCTCATTCTGCCTCATTGAGATGTTCTGTGGATTAGTTAGGACACCTTAGATAGACGTGATATGTGAAATGGCACAAAACAAGCCCTGTGTGAAATTAGCTTTTTCCAGAAACATATTCCAGCTTCTCTGTGGGTCACATATGCCGAAGAGTAGTGAGAAAGCAGTATGGTTagatcctcctcttcctgccctctcACTCCTTAGAAAAAACGATATGTATAGGGACCACTCTAGTCTAGAAACATCACTCCTGGATTTTAAGATTTCCTGTCTTTGTCTCTTATAGGAAATGGAACGTAGATCCACTCTCATGACAATTTGGACTTCTAATGAGTTCAGTTACTTTACTTACAGTGGCTAACAGTTCttctccccaattttttttaatatgaagctTCCCATCCTTCTCCCCAAAAAAGGCCTTGGGGAATCTAGGATGGTCCAGTTACAAAGATTCCTGTTGTGATTGACCCTGTGGGAGAGTTCTTGCTCCAGCAGAGTGCTGTCCTGTAGAGAAATCAttacattactttttaatttttaaacaaaaattttatgtataatttacatacccCAAATGTGACTCATTATAAGtgtacaattttataaattttagaaaatttaaaataatttttaaaaatccagttttagaacattccAATCACCCCAGAAAGATCCCTCCTGCCCATTATAGTTAATCCcattcccacctccagccctagACAGTCACTATTCTACTTTGTGTCTCTACAgatctggacatttcatataaatggaatcatacaatatgtggtcttctgtgactggtttctttccacagcatgtttttgaggtttatccatgttgtagcatgtgtcagtacttcattcctttttattactgaatagcaTTCTATTATAGGAATATACCACAtttcgtttattcattcatctgttgatggatatttggattatttccagatttttacttttatgaataatgctgtcaCGAATATCTGTGTACATATCTTTGCATGgatatatgttttcctttctcttgggtagattCCTTAGAGAGGtaagtttatgtttaactttttaagtgactgccagattgttttctaaagtagttgtaccattttacagtcTCGCCAGCACTGTATGAAGgttcagtttctctacatcctcactaacatttggTATTGTCTGTCTTTAATTGTAGCCATTCTAGTGGGAGGTGTCACACTCTACTGCTTGATACCACATGAATAAGATCTCAAGAAAATCATTTgcctaaaaatgtatttttgtatgtctaAATTGATCTAAAACAGTATCCTGTTAAAATTCATCTGAATTACATTTTCTGTTAGGGTTCCTATAAGTGGTCTGACAGCAGTGCTGTTGAATCCAGGACACTGTATTcaggtgaaaaaagaaaactgctgtgCTAGCAGTGATGAAAAATGATTAGCAGTAGGTGAAGATGAAATTTTGAGGACTGGTGAAAAGATCCCAAAGACAAAAtgctttctttactctttttctatAAATACTTTGGTGAAGAGTTGAGTTTGTTTCTTATGTTGGAATCTGGTTTGTATAAAAACCCAGTATGCTTAACAGATAGAGCAGTCTTCACTATGGTTTTCACATTATTATACAAAATTCTGATTCCTTGGCTTGAACAGAGATGCAACTTATCTTCAATTTCCTGTAGGTTACCATTATAATTTATCTCTCCATTTTGGGCCTCTTACTTCTGTACATGGTGTATCTTACGCTGGTTGAGCCCATATTGAAGAGACGCCTGTTTGGACACTCACAACTGATACAGAGCGATGATGATGTTGGGGTAAGTTCTTAGTGTGCCCTGGCTGTGCGCAGCCAGTCTCTGTCATCATCTGATGTACAGTGCAAGTGAAGGATGGTCCCAGGTAGATGTTCACGTACTGGAGCAGGTCCTCAATCAGAAAAGCTAAAGACAGTTCTAATATTAGTGTATGTCTCGTTATGAGGAAATTGCTCTGTAAAGCTGTAAATATGGTGGTATAAACCAGTGATCCTTGGTGAGTGTGCTGTACAAGGCTTTGCCTTTCAGTTCCAGGGGTACAACTTTCATTGCCTTTTCCTGTTCACATTGAGAAAAGCAACTGAGATGGTTTTCTCCCCAAGCTCCTGCCTGAACACCTTACCTGTCAGTatcaccaaatattttaaaagataaagaggcTTTAGTGAAGTGAAGCATAAAGACTATGATATTCTTTACTTAATGAAGTACAGCTTGATAACCTGCTGGTGTTTTATATTTCCTGTTTtcctccttctttaaaaaaaatctatgatctTTAactctggagaaaaatgaaaccatcACTCCTGATTCTCTTCCTATCTTTAAAACTCATATTTGTACATATAGTTGGTATAATCAGTGTGTAAATTGTTTTGTGGTCTCTTTTCATGTTGACATTACTTCATTCAAAAATGTCCAAAAATCAACATAGTCCACAAATTTGTTATACAGTATGGCTTAGAGAACtatattgtttgttttgtcattATCCTATTCGGGtttgtttctgaattttccactattttattattattatatataattttgttttagaaattactttttattttggattatGTTATTGGACTATGTTCCTTGAAGTGAATAAAATTTAGTAGAGTTTCAGAAATCAATTCCAAAGTCCAGAGCCAGCATGAACCCTTGCCAGCCGCACTCAGAAGGCCTTTTACTCAGGAATGGCTTGTGGACCCATAGGTAAGAGATGAGAGAGGAACCCTGACTAGATGGCTTAAGTTATAACTACAAACAGAGCCTGCTTGTCTCATGAATATCACTTATGAACCCTCAACTTATTtgggcaagatttcatttttcttctgtcaagAACTTTCATAGAAACACCTCTGTTTACCTCTTTTCCCCTTGCTTCCTTTATTAATTCAACCAACAGATAGTAACTTTTCCATATCAGGTAGTGTGCTGGGTACCAGGAATAAGGAGAcgaatgaaacagaaacagacctgtAAAAGAAGTGACCAATATAATGTGAttccaccttttatttttaatcatataagAAATgcctatttaattttaaagaattctagGAGAGAACCAATAAGTTGGGAGAAGGTTCAAAACTGGAGGTCTGATGTGGTCAAAGACCAGGCATAGTGGGGCTAGTGGGGTGAGAAAACTAGAAGGTTGTGCACTGGAAGCATTAGAGCATCAAACACCGTTCCCATGTTAATTTTCATTCACATACGACATTTCCCATTGACATTTTGGGTCAGATAATTCTTTACTGTGGGGGACTGTCCTATTCACTGTGTGATATCTAGTAGCATCCCTGacttctacccactagatgccagtatcACCCCTTATCCCATCATGACAATCACAAATGTCcacagacattgccaaatgtcccggggggggggggggcagttgaGAACTACTAACATATGAAAATGTTATGTACCGAAGGCCACACAAACCACTTCATTACAGGCACATAGATAGACAGCCTGACTTAAACCATATCCCTTACAGCATTAAAAATGCGGTTCCTGATTTTAGGAATAGACACTGTTAACGTAATTCACAGAACATAAAAGAAAAGGATGGCCGAATGTGTAGGTGAAAACATGTAGGCAAGGCACTTGATTGGTAGGGTCACATGCTTAGTGACCATTTTGTTCACCTGTGATTGATTCTGTGTGCATGTCAACCATATGACAACATTGTCTTTGAAAGGCCTGGCTGACTTTTGGATATCTGTTAAATTGAATCTGGGCAGAGAGAGGTTTTCTGACCAGAGCTATGAATTTATGGTAACAACTCCGTACAAACAGAagttaaatttacatttctatagTTGCTAATCCAAGATGAGAGTTCTTcactctttatgtatttttaaaaatgcttttgttaaGTTCTTCgttaaattctgttttcattttttccatatttgtttgGTGTAGAGCATTTTAAGTCCAGTGAGAATTAGCACAAATAGTTAAGAAGCTCGCTGCAAGTAGTCACAATATTTACTGTATCATATATCCATGACACATCATTGCTGTTATCAAAGCATTACATTAAAAcatgttttgtatttattgtaattttatcaggtgtaaaaagaataaacatatataaagGGTAAATCTCTATTTGCATTCTCCCAGCATCCATGACCATGGGCAGCTAGTTCAGTCTTATTCTGATAGATGGAGAGTAGACCAAAAAGGACTGACTGGTTTGTTTAGTCCTTTCAACTTGTTCCTTAGGAAGTTTCTCCCCCTACTTTGAATAGTAAATAACAGGACTATGAAATTGAGAAGCACTCTGCTGATAGAGTACATCCTTCCCAGTTTTGTTTATGTCAAAACAAACCAATGGtaataatgttttatatacacattcattgAAACGCCATATTCGTATAGTGTCATTTTAATCTACCTGAACAAAATCAGTATGTTGAGAAGATATGACACCAAGACAAGGTTAGGGGAGCTAAGTCTTGTTAGATGACCTTGAGTCGGTTTATTTCCTGATGGGAAGTAAAGTAAACCACCAACATTAGCCgccttcctctttcctcacctTCTTTCTTAcatctttgaaacatttttaactttatgcaatttcttttattattttcatttgtaagtttaaaaaaaatgagtggagtttgcacaagATGTTACCTAAATTAAGTGAAGTTGAAGAAATGTTGGTAAAGAAGGCAGGGAAAGATCCTTTATAGAATACTCTTTGATGTCTTTGAAATGTCAACATTGTATAAATGTCTTGCTATAAAAAGGAGACCAGGTGTTATAACACTGTCTAGTTATAGTTATTGCGGTTATGTATAGCTTTCCATAGACATGCTGACTCCTGCCCTGGGTATATAATAGAGCTTTTGCCAACATGCACAGGAAAACAATATTGTTTCTTTCCAAGAGGCAAAGTTCAGTTTAAGAGGTCTGACTTGTGACTTGTATCCTACGTTGGAACATTTAGAAGCTTTGCTAACACAGGGTTCAGGACAAAGAGATCaaggaaaaggcaaacaaaagcaataaattaGTATTGAATGCCTTTTGTCATGTAGGCAGCTGTGTTTATAGTTCATTCATAGATAGATTAGCATAGTGGTTTCCTGTGTAATGACTACAAACATCAGTGGCATTGGTTTACTTTGACCAGGATAGGTTGGTTTTCTGCACAGATACCTGGGTAACCCTTCAATAGCCTTTTTCCCAAGGCAGCAACTAACATGGAAGCCACTGTGAGTTCAGCAGTGAAAGATTCAAGTCTTTATCAAATAGAAACACTGAAGTAATAATTCCTTACTGTCCTTGGTAGTAGAGGGTAATTGTAGCACTTGAGCTATGTCTCTTTTATCACAGATTGGGGAAGGGGGAACTGAGAACACGCTGACTGTATGTGTTGACGGCATGGGGAGAGATTAAAACCAACCAAGATAGGATCCTGTCATCTCATCTCCCAGGATGAACGTGGCTCCAAGCTGGCAAGAAACAATTCTGAGATAATGGGAGTCAAGAAATTAACAGACAGGTCTTTCCTCAGCCACAGATTAGCTATATAGTATTGAATAAAGCAAAGTAAAACCTACTTTCCGTATCTGTAACATGTAGATAATTAACATGAAgacagattttctttctcctactCTCCAAGGAGGGCTTCTCTTTAACATAAATGATCAGTGTCTTTGTCTTGGTCCCTGTTTCTTAAGAGAAATGTCTTTGGAAATGGTGACTCATGGGAACATAAGCACAAATACCTCCTCATTGCTTATTTTACTTGAACCACCTGTTTCTGTAGTTGAATTCATCCTGCTTCTGGCAATTGAGTGCGTAAGACTGCTTGGCCAAATTAGACAGTCTGTTGTTTGAAAAGTCCAGCTGCTCCTCCATGGCTTGATAactgctggggtgtgtgtgtgtgttttccactGGTCATGCCATCTGATGTTCTCCGTCCTGGACTTTTAGGATCACCAGCCTTTTGCAAATGCCCACGATGTGCTGGCCCGCTCCCGCAGTCGAGCCAACGTGCTGAATAAGGTAGAGTATGCCCAGCAGCGCTGGAAGCTTCAAGTTCAAGAGCAGCGAAAGTCCGTCTTTGACCGTCATGTTGTCCTCAGCTAATTGGGAATCGAATTCAAGGTGACTAGAAAGAAATGAGGCAGACAATGGGGAAAAACTGACTGTGTTTTCCTGGATTTTGTTTTACTGCCCTGTTGATTTCACCAACTCTTGCTGGAAAATtcaaaactagaaacagaaagatgcttggtattttcttttctcGTTAGCACATTAGTGGAGACATTTGTAAAAGCACACACCTTAAAGTCAGCCAACAAACCTTTCATATTATgaattttactaataaaaataagtCTGCCTGTAAATTATCTTGAAGTCCTTTACCTGgaaaaagcattcttttttttttttttttttttttttaccacatagTTTTAACTTGGTTTTCAAGATAATTTTCAGGTGGGGTTTTTgtgtggtgtttttgtttttgtttggcaggggaggggagggatgcgTGGGAAGTGCTTAACGTAACTTTTCTCAAGCCACTTTACTACACATACTTTTGTAAATAgactttgccttttattttcaagtttcatttatattttgcaGCATAGCCAGCCTCATCAAAGCCCTGACTTACCTATTTGAATTTTGCACTGACTATATTATCTAGATATCTGGTTGGCCTGTGGCTGTACTTCATGGTCAGTTGAATCCCAAATGCCTGGTGGCCCTTCACAAAATGCAGATTTTCTTCATGTACTGTGATGTCTGATGCAATGCATCCTAGGACAAACTGGCCATTCGCTAGTTTACACTAATGACTAAACACAATCTTGGTGTGTGGTCTTTCTTGTCTTCTTCTAGTATATTTAAGGATGAATCCTAAGGACTTGGACAGTTGcaataaagaaattttcttttaaacccTAAGCCCCCTGGATTGATGACATACACATGTTTGTCAGCATCTCCAGTCAGGTCGAGAGGCAGCCGTTGGAGCTCTAGTGTGTATAGCTTTGAACTGGTTGCCTGCCTCTGAAAGGTATAACAGTTATTGGTTAActggctttttttcttcctatgtcCTCTTTGAAttgtaacaataaaaataatttttgaaacacCTGCCAGTGTATCTATGTCTCCtaacttttctctcctctctcttttgctGTGCAGTGAACTTGAAGATGCAAAGACAATTTGTACCCTGTTGTAAGACTGTTGTTTTATACTAGTCTATTCATAAAACACTGGTACTaaattatctgtgtgtgtgtgtgaagagagagagggagagagagagaatgtatgGGTACTTAGATGGGTTTCTGTAAGTATACAAGTATCTTTTTGATAAATGGAGAAActtaaaatgaatgaaggaatgctTGTTCTAAGAAATTCTTGGCAAAAATTGTGTTAGAActaaattacattaaattcatAAGGATGAGATTTTAGGAGCTGTTAATGGATTTTCTGGTTAGTGAAaatcaatctttttatttttttcatttattttattttatcctatgAGGggtaatttgtttattttatttatttatttatttttagaggaggtactggggattgaacccaggacctcatgtatgctaagctgTGCTCTACCACCtaaaacaatctttttaaaaccaaaatctaACCTAAAATTATTGATTCTATTGTTAGTATTAAAAGACGGAAATTCAACTTCAagcaagtggaatttattccaggtatgcaaggcttGAATGTTTGAAAACTAATTAATGAAATCCATCACATCAGCAGGCTAAAGAAGAGAAACGACATGATCTTacaaatagatgcagaaaaagcatttgacaaaatccaacagccattcatgacaaaaactctccataaactaggaatagagaaagacaaaactatggaggcagttaaaaaaaacaaaaaacaacagtaGTTGTCAGTataggggaagggagagagggataggtggagcacagaggccgcttagggcagtgaaacttcGATGTGATGTTGGTAGATGTGTCGTTAAACGTTTGTTAAAACTGCATCGAATGTACAACACAAGAGTGAACTTTGAACTGTGGGCTCTGAGTGAGTGATGATGAGTCCATATTGGTTTATCCGTTGTAACAAATGTGTCAGTCGGGCTGGCATGTTGCTAGTGAGGAGGATGTGTGTATGTAGGAGCAgggggtatgtgggaactctgctttctgctcagttctgttgtgcatataaaattgctctaaaaaagtCTATTTAGaaggaagataattttaataggtatataataaaatgtaggCTCATGTTGAGCTTCCTGGTTATGGCCTTAATctctatttaaaagaatattgacCAATATTTGCACATTACGAGATTATTACTCAAAGATATCTTccataaacaatttttatttaaaattatataacgGGTGAATGGGGTCTTttacaaaggaatttttttacAAGAGTCCAATTTTGTAAGCAAACCTTTCTATTTAGTATTATAGTGTGTTGTCATATCTACATATTAGGTAGAAAAAAAACAGCTAAACCAGGCTGAGCAGTTCTGTTTAACTGTAAGCTATTTTGCATGTTGTTACAAAAATGATCACATATAAATCAGGTTAAGTCCAACTCAGCCCAAAATACAGCACTTCAGCAACAAAATTCAGGTAAGAGACTCTTCTCCAGAGTGGCGCATGGGGGagaataaaaatggtttttaagaaAATCCCTGGGCACGGGTgataaatgatgattttttttcaattatctgATTATTCCATTATCTTAAACTATCAAACATGCACATACATTGAAAGACTCAGTTTTGCTGATGATTAAATCATCTGGAGGAATGGAAAGAGTTTTTTGGTTTGAAACTCAGGAGACCCAGGTTTTGACCTCTGGTCTGCAACTAGCCCTGCAACAATTTATAAGGGACTGGAAAAAAGAGTTTCTAAGGTTACTCCAGCCCTAACATTCCGTAGTTCAATTATATGTGCAGTTGTAGCTTTGTTTTTTACATGCCAGGtatttttaatgtctctgaaaGTTGAAGCTTTGATGCTCAGTAGAGCATCCAGAATCTCTTGGGATTTTATCTTTAAGACCTCATCACTTATTTCCCAGAAGAGCTCTAAGACAGAAACCTGAGATTTCCCCTAAAAGATAGGTGCCTTTTTTAGCTGTGTGTGTATCTGGCTTTGGAGCCCCAGCGTTTACAGTCTgtgttgctttcttttaaaaaagccttGTACTCAATTTCTACAAACATATCCAGCTTCCACTAGGCTCCCTATCTCGATCCTCTTCATTACTGCATTTTTCATTCTATCGTTGCTGTATTGTGATAGGATggttaaattttctcctttgaataAAAGATAATCATATTTAAATGCTACATTGATGGGTGAACTTTTTGGTTCAATAGAACAAGCTTCTCATCAGTGTGTCTCCAAAGACACTAGGCTCTTTCTCTATGAATTATGCAAAGTCTTTTTAAAACCTAGAAACTTTTAATTACCTGTAGCATATACAAATTACTCAGTTTTCATCTGGGTCAAAGCTTAAGATACTAAAATTTTCTGTCAGGTTGAACCATATCCAAAGAATTCTTGTGTGGGATTTGATGTGGCTTTGATGACATCTGCTTTACTTCCTGGCACCCCTTGTATCAGTTCTGGCTTGTTAGCTCTCGGCAGAAATAAGGCTCTGATGTTCTCAGAAATGTAGTCATAGGGGCTCCGTACCCACTGTGCCATCATTTTGTGCTTTCTGCCATACATGTCCTTCATCTCTTAGCAACTAGAATTCCTGGCTTGGGGATTTCCTAACTGTTTTTATCTCagcaacttttttattttattttatttttttttgacagaatCTTGGCTAGTTTGTAATCCagagattttcattttatgttagttattttaagccatttagTTAGTAATTTGGAATCTTTCACTTCCTGTtcctctgttttgatttttaattggaTCTTTAGCACTTATCTCAtccccccactccacccctaTTCAGAAGAGCTTTTCCTGGCATTTACTCCTTTTCCAGCCTGTTTCACCATGACTGATTATAACCctccccaccactcagaattccccacccctcatccccagTCCCCCATCCCTTAACTGCCCTTTCTGGTTCCAGAGTCATTTGTCTCTTTAGTAGCCATACTCAATCCTCTTCATTATTGCATTATAAGATAGGTTTTTCCAGAAGAACTGTAATACACTTTATTGCACTTGAATTCCGGTGCTTAGAAGCTGCTCCCTTCGTTACATAGTGCAGCCTGCAgagttgattttgttttaaattgaagtatggttgatttacaatgctgtgttagtttctggtatatagcatagtgattcagttaacacatatatatattctttttcattatagattattataagctattgaatatagttccctgtgctatacggtaggaccttgctgttttatctattttatatatagtagtttgtatctgctaatcccaaactcctaatttatccctccccacctttcccctttggtaatcatcagtttgttttctatgtctatgagtctgtttctgttttgtaaataagttcatttgcatcattttttaagattccacatgtaagtaatatcatatttGTCCTTGTCTGACATACTTCACctggtatgatcatctctaggtccatctgtgttgctgcaaatggcattatttccttctttttatgactgaatagtattccattacaaacacacacacacacacacacacacacacacacactctttatccagtcatctgtcattggacatttagtttgcttccatgtcttggcaattgtaaatagtgcagcttgCAGAGTTTTGC
This Camelus ferus isolate YT-003-E chromosome 10, BCGSAC_Cfer_1.0, whole genome shotgun sequence DNA region includes the following protein-coding sequences:
- the TMEM9B gene encoding transmembrane protein 9B isoform X2; the encoded protein is MPSVHDRSLKKCQNTKPQAGKVFHGDGAEFVAPEIPIPTFLCSRKFWSSFLLLSGSDCLHVVDPMPVRGPDIEAYCLRCECKYEERSSVTIKVTIIIYLSILGLLLLYMVYLTLVEPILKRRLFGHSQLIQSDDDVGDHQPFANAHDVLARSRSRANVLNKVEYAQQRWKLQVQEQRKSVFDRHVVLS
- the TMEM9B gene encoding transmembrane protein 9B isoform X1; protein product: MATLWAGLLRLGSMLSLSCLALSVLLLVQLSDAAKNFDDVRCKCICPPYKDTPGSIYNKNISQKDCDCLHVVDPMPVRGPDIEAYCLRCECKYEERSSVTIKVTIIIYLSILGLLLLYMVYLTLVEPILKRRLFGHSQLIQSDDDVGDHQPFANAHDVLARSRSRANVLNKVEYAQQRWKLQVQEQRKSVFDRHVVLS